The Macaca mulatta isolate MMU2019108-1 chromosome X, T2T-MMU8v2.0, whole genome shotgun sequence DNA window AGATCAGTGTCACAGACATTTCTAAGCTGAGGTCTGATCAGGGACCAGTGGACACCAGTGAAATCACAAAGCCTAGGGATGTCACAAAGGCAGCTAGCTCCCTGACCAATCAGGGCCTGGAGCAGAGGGATCCAATAGGCAGCACCAGCGTCCTCAGAGACTTACTTGAGCTGGAGAATCAAGCAGAGCTGATCAGAGCCAAACCCAGCAAATATCATGTCAGAGAAAAATAACCGTAAGAACTCCTCTGCAAATAACAACCAGATTCAAGACCGGTCTAGAAATGAGCTGCGGGTCCCTATGAGCTTCGTGGACCGAGTTGTGCAAGATGAACAAGATGCCCAAAGCCAGAGTTCCTCCACAATAAATATCCTCCTTACCCTGCTCGATTGCCTTGCTGACTACATCATGGAGCAGGTAGGCTTGGAGGCCATCAACAATGGCAGGATGCGCAACACTTCACaagatggggagagagaaggggacaaCCACCATGAGCCCCACCGCACTGAGAGTGATGGAACCCGCTTTGTGTTTGATGAGATGCCCAAATCCGGAAAGAATGACTGAAGACTGGGTCCCAGAGCCTTGAGGGGATCCTCACAGGCTTAGCCAGGGCAAAAATGTGTCACAGCTGAGGAATATCTGCTGTTGTCATCAACAAGTGCTACTAAAGGATGTAAATCCATGAGTATGTTTCTGACTCCTTCCAGTTTCCGTCTTTTTGGGTTGTAGGTGTCTGTGAGACATCAAGGAGAAGCTATCCCCAGAGAGCTGAAgttgggggggggggcgggaaGTGGTGGCCAGTGTGGAGTGTTTGAATCAGTGATTTAGAGGGGGCAGTTTCCAACGGTGACAGAGAGGGCACGGGCCCTGTGGGGAGGAACTGGCTGGGATAAAGACACCGAGACTTCCTAATTGCCTCTGAACAGGAAGGCCTTGTGAGGCCGGGGAGTTGGCTGGGGGCCTCTGAGGCTTGCTGAATTCCCAGCCTGATGCTGGGGCCTGGGGTGGAGCTGCAGACTCTGACTGAagtgcaggaggcagagggtggtggccacaggggcgGGTGGAGAGGGGGCACACTGGCTGGCATGAAGTTCATGGGATAGGGACTTTACATGGAGATTGAGAGTGAAGGAGAAACCAtgatgaaaaatgcaaaaaagaaatgatggCCTGCTggatttcatttcttatttctttatgcCCTGACTTATTATGAAAGAGGATTTGAGACAGGGATTAGTAGCTAGTGCTGTGAATATATCTTTCTGTCCTCTCTTCAGGACACTggtaaaataaatcataataatacataaaatttatgaTCTGGCCTAAGATGGGCAATTCAAGAAGTTCTTAATGGTTGTTAATTATTAATGAATCAgcttaattatatatgtatttcatttaaaacacaattaacaatttcatttttaaattaaatacctaTTCATTATAATTACTATATATTGCATAGAGCACCAAAGAATTATTAGTGACTCAATACATGTTTTAAGAGGTATAGAAATAGTTCTGTCCCAAGTGACGGCCTCTAAAGCATGTGCAATCCTTTTCAAAACTTCCTGCTCTGTGCTAAGTTTAAAAGAGGTGTCACATCAAACGTTGTAGCAATCTGTCCCCTTGCCTGTGAATGCCCGCATTTTAGGTTTCCACCTGTTCCTTGGGTCCTTGGGTGCCACAGTCTGCTGCCTGCTGGCCTTTCACAGAGGATTGGTCAGAGGCTGCACAGGCAGCTCCAACAGTGGGAGCTGAGGGCCTGGGTTTCAGATCCCAGTTCACCACTTCCTGGACATGTGATATTAGACCTTCAATTACTACCTCTGAGCAGGtctcctcatgtgtaaaatgggggtaataagaGTCTCTCCATCTGTGGGTTTTCCCAAGATTGAGTCTACTTATGCCTATAAACGGCTCCTCCACACGGTGCATGCACAAGGTCGCCCTTAATAAACAGCTGCATCTCCTTTCTTCCCTAACAGCAGACCTGTAGGCAGGCTTCCCTAAGGTGCAGTGGGCCTGGTTCTCAGGTGACCGCTGGGGACTTAGGCCACTGGCTGTGAGAACCACATCCTGCTGAGCCCTGTGGAGAGACAGGAGGAATTTGGGAATATTTAATTTATGTAAGCAAAAGAGACTTTATAATCCAATACGTCAATACCATCCAGAGGCAGGAAAACTTTACATAATCACACAATCAGAGGTGGAGTTATTTCAGAATTACAAGCACATAGACATATAGGCACAGAGAAATAGAGCTTAGAGCTTCAGTTCCACAATTTCAACCATGAGTCAAGTGTAAATAGAAACAGTAAAGTTCTCTGATACTGTTCTCCTCTAAAAGAGTATAAAATTCTTAATTGATTTGAGCcacaaatagacaaatggacaaataaaaaGACTGTCAAACCAGATTTTCTGTTGTCTTTTACACAACAGACTGGATTTCTGTGAATCATTAACTCATTTACACAACTCTCCAGATGGTCGGATCCTAAAACTGAATTCCCAACCATTTGGTCAACAATGAAAATAAGTTACCTAATATcgatgaacaacaacaacaacaataacaacaacaaaaaaatacaaaattagtagagaaaaatactgaaatcaaaattaaatgttgaaactaaaatttgaaaaacacaatGAACAAAGACCTATTTGGGCTTTGGAGTCACCTAGATGAGGCAAGCAAAGACATTGCTGGGTTTAACCGAGCATGAGGTACACATCTCTGTCACCAAGTTTGCCTAGCTCTGACAGATGAATCCACTGGGTATAACATTGTGACCTTTAAAAACAGGTAAAAGGTATTTTCCAACAGAGTAAAATCGTAACACTGAAACACCTATGATATGGAAATGCGTTGAAACAATCGGTTAACTCATGAGGAAATTTTCAGGTATTATAAGCCATTCAAAAGACAATTCAAAGAATAAACATAGGAATATTGATCATGAATGTTTAAGTAAATGTATACAGGGAGGCAAAATTGGGGGCAAGGCAGTGAACACTACTGTAAGTGACTTACAGCTTCTagggggaatgtaaattagctcacaGACAATGCAAGGCTAAACTTAAAGAATCTGGAGTGGTGTCCTAAAGACGGGACAATACTTTCATTGAGACAACTTTTtgctaaaatgttaaaataaaatatgagccTTTCCTTAAAAAGAAGTTCCAGCTACTAAGGCAACCGGGTTCCTCTCAAAAAGAAGTTCCAGTTACTAGGGCGACCAGGTTCCTCTCAAAAAGAAGTTCCAGTTACTAGGGCGACCAGGTTCCTCTCAAAAAGAAGTTCCAGTTACTAGGGCGACCAGGTTCCTCTCAAAAAGAAGTTCCAGTTACTAGGGCGACCAGGTTCCTCTCAGAAAGAAGTTCCAGTTACTAGGGCAACCAGGTTCCTTTCAAAAAGAAGCTCCAGTTACTAGGGCAACCAGGTCCCTCTCAAAAAGAAGTTCCCATTACTAGGGTGACCAGGTTCCTCTCATAGGCTTTTCTAGGCTGAGGCCTGATCAGAGACCAATGGACACCAATGACATCAAAAAGTGGAGGTTGTCACAAAGGCAACCCCTGACCAATGAGGGGCTGCAGCATAGGGATACAGTGGGCAGCAATAAGCACTGGTACCTTGACAGGCTCAGGCCAGCAGGAAAATCAAGCTGTGCCAATTGGGGCAAAACACAGCAATCCTCATGGCTGGAAACAAACGCTCCATAGGCCTAGGAGACAACGCCTTTCCCGTTCCAGAAGAGCGGAGCTGCAGTTTCCTGCCAGCCGCTTGGAACGCTGCCTGCGAGAAGGTCAGTATGCCCAGCGCCTGAGCTCAACCACACCTGTTTTCCCGGCTGATGTTCTCGAGTACCTGACAGCCAACATCCTGGAGAAGGCTGGGCAAGGAGGCTGAGAACAGCCACAGGGTGTGCATCACTCCAGAACACGTGAAGAGGGCACTGCAAAAGGATGAGCAGCTCAGATGGCTCTTGGAGTTGGAAGATGACACCCACTCTCAAGTAGAAGAAATGCCCCaacctgaggaggaggaggaggaggaggaggaggaagaggaggagcaggaggaggaggaggaggtggcggtgatggggggaaggaggaggaggaggaggagaaggaggagaaggaggagtaaGGATTCCTGAGTTTCGGAGCTGTGCAGGACTTCATCAGCAACCTCCTCCCAATGCCAAAATTCCCACAGATGAAAGACCCCAGGTTGCTTCCATCTGCCCAAGCTATTAAACTGTGTAAAACGCATGACAGTGCTCCTGACTCCTCTCAGTTTCCGTCACTTTGGGTTGGAGGTGCCTGTGAGACATCTAGGAGAAACTATCCCCAGAGAACTGaagtgggggaaggggtggccaGTGTGGAGTGTTTGAATCAGTGATTTAGAGGGGGCAGTTTCCAATGGTGATGGTGAAGGCACTGGCCCTGTGGGGAGGAACTGGCTTTGGTAGGCACCGAGACTTCCTCATTGCCTCTGAACAGGAAGGCCTTGTGAGGCCGGGGAGTTGGCTGGGGGCCTCTGAGGCTTGCTGAATTCCCAGCCTGATGCTGGAACCTGGGGTGGAGCTGCAGACTCTGACTGAGGTGCGGGAGGCTTTATTCAGGATAGCAAAGGTCTGAAGTCAGAGGGCGGTGGCCACAGGGGTGGGTGGAGAGGGGGCACACTGGCTGGCATGAATTCATGGGACAGGGGATTTACATGGAGATTGTGTTGGGGTTGTCCTTAGGGTCAGTTGGGAGATGTGCTTGTCTGAATCCCAGAAGCCTTTCTTGCCACGTGATATCCGCTGAACCTCATATTCCCAGGCAACTCATTGTGAAGATGCCCACCCCACCACTGGGTGATTCTTTATGGAGAGCTATAGAGCATTCCCAGCCTTAGCTCAGATCGTCACTTTCTCCTCTGTGCATCTGAGAAGCAAGCAGGCGTCTCTCCAGCATCTGCAGGTAGCGAGTCTCCTTCAGCTGATCACATCATGGTGACAGCAGCATCCCCTCCCCTTGCCAAAGTAAAACATCTTTGGTTTCAGGGTATGTGTTCCTGCTAGTCCAGTGTCCTCCAGTCAGAAGTGAGTGCCTCTAGGATGGGTAATGGCAGTGAACTGATCATTTTCCTCAGATCTTGACATATTGGCTACGTAGCTGTCTGGTGTTTAAAAGCTGTTGATGTTGCTTATGGCTGTGGCTTATTGTAGAGCTAGACATAATGTCCTGGATACTTCACTGGAATGCACACCTGAGGACTTCATTCAAGGCAGGAGAAGCCATAGTCGGTGGGTGGCCCGTGGCTGGTGAGTCCCTCTGTGCAGTCAGGTGGTCACCTTACAGTGTATGCAGTCGTCAACACTAACGGTCACTCTGACCTTGTAAGGACCCGGGCTTCTGGGCTCTTTCAGACTCTGTTTCATGTCTGAGGTGGAGTTTGGAGGTTGACCTTGGATGAGCCCCTGTTGCAAGCTCTCTCCAGAGTCAAGGGGCATGGGACAGCCAGCAGGAGGTACTGCTATCCCTTTAAGAATTGTGCTCAGCTGTGCTCATGCGTTTCAGAGGAATCGTGGGGGGCCACAGCCAGCATAGCTTCAGACTAATGCAGCACTCTGCCAGACCCCCTTCCACACGTGCAAGGAATTCTACACtcaggggaggtggggaggcagaGAGAATCACTGCCATTGGGAAGGCGTGAGCCCACCCATGTTTAGGCCTTTTGTGCATTTCTaacaggagggagggaaaggtgAGGAAGGAGTCCCTCTGGCCTGTATCCTGTGGACAGGATGGCACTGGTGGCCAGTGTCCTATTGGGAGTGTGAAAACTAACACCCAAGTAAGTGGGCAAGGACAGAGGCTGGGGTGACTGTGGCTGCCAACCAGGCCAGTGATCATAAGCCGTGTCAGGGCAGGCCGGTGCCAGACTCAGGTCAAGACTGCAGAAAACATCATGTGTGAAGAGAGACAAGCCCCAGAGTCAATCCTGAGGGCAGGAGACTTAGAGGGTAAAGGCAACTTTTTGTTGGCTTTAACACAAG harbors:
- the H2AL3 gene encoding LOW QUALITY PROTEIN: histone H2A-like 3 (The sequence of the model RefSeq protein was modified relative to this genomic sequence to represent the inferred CDS: deleted 1 base in 1 codon), giving the protein MRGCSIGIQWAAISTGTLTGSGQQENQAVPIGAKHSNPHGWKQTLHRPRRQRLSRSRRAELQFPASRLERCLREGQYAQRLSSTTPVFPADVLEYLTANILEKLGKEAENSHRVCITPEHVKRALQKDEQLRWLLELEDDTHSQVEEMPQPEEEEEEEEEEEEEQEEEEEVAVMGGRRRRRRRRRRRRSKDS
- the H2AP gene encoding huntingtin-interacting protein M, coding for MSEKNNRKNSSANNNQIQDRSRNELRVPMSFVDRVVQDEQDAQSQSSSTINILLTLLDCLADYIMEQVGLEAINNGRMRNTSQDGEREGDNHHEPHRTESDGTRFVFDEMPKSGKND